Proteins encoded together in one Tissierellales bacterium window:
- a CDS encoding GntR family transcriptional regulator, with protein sequence MKILLSQQSDKSIYEQIAEQIKNDILKGNSPPNEALPSIRKLAKELQVSVITTKKAYEKLEREGLIYTRAGKGCFVAEYDNEKIKSDLKFEIQRELKLLRKKASESGISKSEWIDIIRKISEEEF encoded by the coding sequence ATGAAAATTTTGTTGAGTCAACAGTCTGATAAATCGATTTATGAGCAGATTGCCGAACAAATTAAAAATGATATATTGAAAGGAAATAGTCCACCGAATGAAGCATTGCCATCCATTAGAAAGTTAGCAAAAGAATTGCAAGTCAGTGTTATTACTACTAAAAAAGCATATGAGAAACTTGAAAGAGAAGGGCTTATATACACTAGAGCAGGTAAAGGATGTTTTGTAGCAGAATATGACAATGAAAAAATAAAGAGTGATCTAAAGTTTGAAATTCAAAGAGAACTTAAGCTACTTAGAAAAAAAGCTTCGGAATCGGGTATTTCTAAGAGCGAATGGATAGACATAATTCGTAAGATTAGTGAGGAGGAATTTTAA